In one Zobellia galactanivorans genomic region, the following are encoded:
- a CDS encoding chaperone modulator CbpM → MQQEEYVSVTEFCNGHSISTTVISQLNEFGLVRVIQRSDSLYIPMEELPKAEKILRLHTDLNINLEGVEVITRLLERIERTEEELTRLKNKLSLYE, encoded by the coding sequence ATGCAGCAAGAAGAATATGTATCGGTTACCGAATTCTGTAACGGCCATAGTATTTCTACAACGGTCATTAGTCAGTTGAACGAATTTGGACTTGTAAGGGTCATACAGCGTAGTGATAGCTTGTACATTCCTATGGAAGAGCTTCCCAAGGCCGAAAAAATACTGAGGTTACACACCGATTTGAATATTAACCTTGAAGGAGTAGAAGTCATTACACGGCTGCTCGAACGTATCGAACGAACCGAAGAAGAGCTCACAAGGCTTAAGAACAAATTGAGCCTTTACGAGTAA
- a CDS encoding family 16 glycosylhydrolase gives MYLIYLRLVFCCALLLGCGDNSKFDSATDLPVEQEQEQETEQEGEPEESSEQDLVEEVDWKDIPVPADAGPNMKWEFQEISDNFEYEAPADNKGSEFLEKWDDFYHNAWAGPGLTEWKRDRSYVADGELKMWATRKPGSDKINMGCITSKTRVVYPVYIEARAKVMNSTLASDVWLLSADDTQEIDILEAYGADYSESAGKDHSYFSKKVHISHHVFIRDPFQDYQPKDAGSWFEDGTVWNKEFHRFGVYWRDPWHLEYYIDGVLVRTVSGKDIIDPKHFTNTTDPGNTEIDTRTGLNKEMDIIINTEDQTWRSSPASGLQSNTYTPTDNELSNIENNTFGVDWIRIYKPVEK, from the coding sequence ATGTATTTAATATATCTTAGGTTGGTCTTTTGCTGTGCCCTTTTGTTGGGGTGTGGCGACAATTCAAAATTTGATAGTGCAACGGATTTGCCGGTTGAACAAGAACAAGAACAGGAAACGGAACAAGAGGGAGAACCCGAAGAAAGTTCGGAGCAAGACCTTGTCGAGGAGGTCGATTGGAAGGATATTCCCGTACCCGCCGATGCAGGACCGAATATGAAGTGGGAGTTTCAAGAGATTTCCGATAATTTTGAATATGAGGCCCCTGCGGATAATAAGGGGAGTGAATTTCTCGAAAAGTGGGACGATTTTTATCACAATGCCTGGGCAGGCCCAGGGCTGACCGAATGGAAACGGGACAGGTCCTATGTAGCCGATGGCGAGCTAAAGATGTGGGCGACAAGAAAACCGGGCTCCGATAAAATAAACATGGGGTGCATTACTTCTAAGACCCGAGTGGTCTATCCTGTTTATATTGAAGCAAGGGCAAAGGTCATGAACTCTACCTTGGCTTCGGATGTTTGGCTCTTAAGTGCCGATGACACCCAAGAGATAGATATTCTAGAGGCATATGGGGCCGATTATTCCGAAAGTGCCGGAAAGGATCATTCCTATTTTTCTAAAAAGGTACACATAAGCCATCACGTCTTTATTCGAGACCCATTTCAAGATTATCAACCAAAGGATGCCGGTTCTTGGTTCGAAGACGGCACCGTCTGGAACAAAGAGTTCCATAGGTTTGGTGTGTATTGGAGGGATCCATGGCATCTAGAATATTACATAGACGGTGTTCTGGTGAGGACCGTTTCGGGAAAGGACATTATCGACCCCAAACACTTTACGAATACAACGGATCCCGGTAATACGGAAATCGATACCCGCACCGGTCTCAATAAAGAAATGGATATTATTATCAATACAGAAGACCAAACTTGGCGGTCTTCACCGGCCTCGGGTTTACAGTCTAATACCTATACGCCAACGGACAATGAATTGAGCAATATAGAAAACAATACGTTCGGGGTCGATTGGATCAGGATCTATAAACCTGTAGAGAAATAA
- a CDS encoding RagB/SusD family nutrient uptake outer membrane protein: protein MTNEEYTVVERPWFERQYYLPIPQLEIEKAPSMVQNTGY from the coding sequence TTGACCAACGAAGAGTACACAGTTGTTGAGCGACCATGGTTCGAAAGACAATATTACCTTCCTATACCACAGTTAGAAATAGAAAAAGCGCCTTCAATGGTTCAAAACACGGGATATTAA
- a CDS encoding sulfatase-like hydrolase/transferase, whose amino-acid sequence MKLHLVFPVLALLLNLCCKEEEKVDQKPPNIVWIVSEDNSKHYLKLFDENGIETPNIEALAEHGIQFDRAFSNAPVCSVARSTIISGCYAPRIGAQFHRRSKLVPMPDSLRMFPAYLRDAGYYTANNSKEDYNLVKSDDAWDESSGKATWKKRKGNQPFFYVHNIGTTHESRVHFPESDMENVPTITQGEKYKVQPNHPDTELFHYTNARYRDKIKEMDGQLGEVVKALEADGLLENTFIFYYGDHGGVLPGSKGYLYETGLHVPMVVRIPENYKDWVDLKIGSKTDRFVSFIDLAPTVLNLAGVQIPEQIDGKPILGNGVDAKELDQENVTYGYADRFDEKYDMVRSVRMGKYKYIRNYQPFNFDGLMNEYRYKQAAYGEWEKMYEEGRLNEQQSAFFKSRAPEMLYDVESDPYETVNLAGDPKFEAKVQEMRGLLNDWVEGMPDLSFYPEFYLIENAFDAPVEFGRTHQKEIQDYIATANLMLEEAAAVQAQLKDLLQSSDPWQRYWALIVCSSFGDGVKALVPDIKEIAKNDGQAVNRVRAAEFLGMTKTGDPVPIMLEALYSAQYETEALLILNSIVLLGSHDYGYNFPIDERKISPDFRKKKSEVVRRLEFLKTSKK is encoded by the coding sequence ATGAAGTTACACCTTGTTTTTCCTGTACTTGCCTTACTACTTAATCTGTGCTGTAAGGAAGAGGAAAAAGTCGACCAAAAACCACCGAATATTGTCTGGATCGTTTCGGAGGATAATTCAAAACACTATTTGAAGTTGTTCGATGAAAACGGAATAGAGACGCCTAATATCGAAGCTTTGGCAGAACATGGCATACAATTCGATCGTGCGTTTTCGAACGCTCCCGTTTGCAGTGTGGCACGGTCTACGATTATATCGGGTTGCTACGCGCCTAGAATCGGGGCACAGTTCCATAGGCGTTCGAAATTGGTGCCCATGCCCGATAGTTTACGAATGTTTCCGGCCTATCTCCGTGATGCAGGCTATTACACGGCCAATAACAGCAAGGAAGATTACAACCTTGTAAAAAGTGATGATGCTTGGGACGAATCGTCTGGAAAGGCCACATGGAAAAAACGCAAGGGGAACCAGCCCTTTTTTTATGTACATAATATAGGAACTACCCATGAATCGCGGGTACACTTTCCTGAAAGCGATATGGAAAATGTGCCGACCATCACCCAAGGGGAAAAATATAAGGTGCAACCGAATCATCCCGATACTGAGCTTTTCCATTATACGAACGCCCGTTATCGCGATAAAATCAAGGAAATGGACGGCCAATTGGGAGAAGTGGTCAAGGCTCTTGAAGCAGATGGCCTTTTGGAAAATACCTTCATTTTCTACTACGGAGACCATGGCGGGGTATTGCCGGGCAGTAAAGGCTACCTCTATGAAACCGGACTACACGTGCCTATGGTAGTTCGTATTCCTGAAAACTATAAAGATTGGGTCGACTTAAAAATAGGAAGTAAAACCGATCGCTTCGTAAGCTTTATCGATTTGGCACCAACGGTACTGAACTTGGCCGGCGTTCAAATACCCGAACAAATAGACGGCAAGCCGATTTTGGGAAATGGGGTAGACGCAAAAGAACTAGATCAAGAAAATGTCACCTACGGATATGCCGATCGGTTCGATGAAAAGTACGATATGGTGCGCTCCGTGCGTATGGGCAAATACAAATACATAAGAAACTACCAGCCCTTTAATTTTGACGGATTGATGAATGAGTATCGTTACAAACAAGCAGCTTATGGCGAATGGGAAAAAATGTACGAAGAAGGAAGGTTAAACGAGCAACAGTCCGCCTTTTTCAAATCGCGGGCCCCAGAAATGCTCTACGATGTAGAAAGCGATCCCTATGAAACCGTCAATTTGGCCGGTGACCCTAAATTCGAAGCCAAGGTTCAAGAAATGCGCGGTCTACTGAACGACTGGGTCGAAGGTATGCCCGACCTGTCGTTTTATCCTGAATTTTACTTGATAGAAAATGCCTTTGATGCGCCCGTAGAATTTGGAAGGACACATCAGAAGGAAATTCAAGATTATATAGCAACGGCCAACCTAATGTTGGAAGAAGCTGCAGCTGTACAAGCACAATTAAAAGACTTGCTGCAATCTTCGGATCCATGGCAACGGTATTGGGCATTGATCGTCTGTAGTAGTTTCGGTGACGGCGTAAAGGCCCTTGTCCCTGACATTAAAGAAATAGCGAAAAATGACGGGCAAGCGGTCAATAGGGTAAGGGCTGCGGAATTTCTGGGAATGACCAAGACCGGTGATCCCGTTCCTATTATGCTAGAGGCACTTTATTCGGCCCAATACGAGACCGAAGCCCTATTGATCTTAAATTCCATTGTGCTTTTGGGGTCACATGACTACGGATATAATTTCCCGATTGACGAGCGTAAGATTTCCCCTGATTTCAGGAAAAAGAAATCGGAGGTCGTCCGTCGATTGGAATTTTTAAAAACCTCAAAAAAATAG
- a CDS encoding arylsulfatase produces MGILSKVLYAWALGSSLLGTMAMAQTDKKPNVIIILTDDQGYGDIAAHGNKVIKTPTMDKLHDEGVRFTNFHSGTTCAPSRSGLLTGVDGNRAGVWHTIGGASLLREKFVLMPQIFEENGYATGMYGKWHLGDAYPYRPEDRGFQETVVHGGGGVGQTPDYWQNNYFDDTYWRNGVPEKFEGYCTDIFFSEAMDFMERKKDHPFFLYISLNAPHGPLNVPQKYYDMYKGEKTINDDQKAYYGMITNIDDNIALLDKKLEALGLKDNTILIFMTDNGTQTGHKVVKGKVQGYNAGMRGHKGSQYEGGHRVPFFMRWKDGKLTGGRSIDQLAMNFDVLPTLIDLCDLGKVPNLGYDGKSLAPLLNQEVEKLPHRYCVVDNNRLQQPVKWRMSAVMDDDWRLIDGKELYHIRKDPGQEKDIASKHPEKVREMREAYEKWWDYTSRDFSRYEAYKVGVPSIEETTITVHDLHSSDPIAWNQSYIRDPESGKKPAFADGFYMIDVQQDGYYEIELRRWPKESNLAFNATPPQFGQAEKWYKVLPQGVSYPLKSASLDIDALHLDSPVDMKSTNVTFKAYLVKGRKRLKTSFIREDGVRFGAFYVYLRKVGALSDQKETK; encoded by the coding sequence ATGGGAATACTAAGTAAAGTATTGTACGCATGGGCCTTAGGTTCTAGCCTTTTGGGTACGATGGCAATGGCACAAACAGATAAAAAGCCAAATGTGATCATAATTTTGACCGATGATCAAGGCTATGGGGATATTGCGGCCCATGGCAACAAGGTTATCAAAACGCCAACAATGGACAAGCTACACGATGAGGGCGTCCGTTTCACGAATTTTCATAGTGGAACGACCTGCGCGCCTAGCCGGTCGGGTTTGTTAACGGGAGTGGACGGTAACCGTGCGGGAGTATGGCATACCATTGGCGGCGCCAGTTTGCTTCGTGAAAAGTTTGTATTGATGCCCCAGATCTTTGAGGAAAACGGATATGCTACCGGAATGTACGGAAAATGGCATTTGGGCGATGCCTATCCGTACCGCCCCGAAGATAGAGGGTTTCAAGAAACCGTAGTACACGGAGGAGGAGGTGTAGGTCAAACCCCCGATTATTGGCAGAACAATTATTTTGATGACACGTATTGGCGAAACGGGGTTCCCGAAAAGTTTGAAGGCTATTGCACCGATATCTTTTTCTCGGAGGCAATGGATTTTATGGAAAGAAAAAAGGACCATCCTTTTTTCCTCTATATCTCATTGAACGCCCCTCACGGCCCATTGAACGTACCCCAGAAGTATTACGATATGTACAAGGGCGAAAAAACCATCAACGATGACCAAAAGGCCTATTATGGTATGATCACAAATATTGACGACAATATCGCCCTTCTAGATAAAAAACTGGAAGCCTTGGGTTTGAAAGACAATACCATTTTGATTTTTATGACGGATAACGGTACCCAGACGGGACATAAAGTGGTTAAGGGAAAAGTTCAAGGTTATAACGCGGGTATGCGTGGGCATAAGGGTTCACAATACGAAGGCGGACATCGTGTCCCTTTCTTTATGCGTTGGAAAGACGGCAAGCTAACAGGGGGTCGCTCGATCGATCAACTGGCTATGAATTTTGATGTGCTTCCTACCTTGATCGACCTATGTGATTTGGGGAAAGTTCCAAATCTAGGTTATGATGGAAAAAGCTTGGCGCCCTTGTTGAACCAAGAAGTGGAGAAGCTTCCGCACCGCTATTGCGTAGTAGACAACAATCGTTTACAGCAACCTGTAAAATGGAGGATGAGTGCTGTTATGGATGACGATTGGAGACTTATAGATGGCAAAGAACTATATCATATTAGGAAAGATCCCGGACAAGAAAAAGACATCGCTTCAAAACATCCTGAAAAGGTAAGGGAGATGCGTGAAGCCTATGAAAAGTGGTGGGACTATACGTCGCGTGATTTTTCGCGTTACGAGGCCTATAAAGTTGGTGTGCCTTCAATTGAAGAAACCACGATTACCGTTCATGACCTGCATAGCTCGGATCCCATAGCGTGGAACCAATCGTATATACGAGATCCCGAATCTGGCAAAAAACCGGCCTTTGCCGATGGGTTTTATATGATAGATGTACAACAGGACGGATATTATGAAATTGAGTTGCGTAGATGGCCCAAGGAATCGAACCTGGCATTCAATGCTACGCCACCACAGTTCGGACAGGCGGAAAAATGGTATAAGGTTTTGCCCCAAGGTGTTTCGTATCCGCTAAAAAGTGCGAGTTTAGATATTGATGCACTGCATCTGGATAGTCCCGTTGACATGAAGTCAACTAACGTAACCTTTAAGGCGTATTTGGTGAAAGGCCGTAAACGTTTAAAAACGAGTTTTATTAGGGAAGACGGTGTTCGTTTTGGAGCGTTTTATGTCTATTTGAGAAAGGTGGGGGCCTTATCCGACCAAAAGGAAACCAAATAG
- a CDS encoding helix-turn-helix domain-containing protein encodes MQREVMLSPSEIMVTSPDQEFLNRVIELLEMNIMDAKFNAESLTSALSMSRSAVYNKFKEYTGLSTGEFIRRFRLKRAKQLLETTDLTVKEILYMSGSNTASYFTKCFKKVYGELPKEYQASRRQEDKATKEALL; translated from the coding sequence ATGCAACGTGAAGTTATGCTGTCGCCAAGTGAAATAATGGTTACATCACCCGACCAAGAATTTTTAAACCGTGTTATTGAACTGCTCGAAATGAACATAATGGACGCCAAGTTCAATGCAGAATCGCTCACTAGCGCACTTTCTATGAGCCGAAGTGCCGTTTACAATAAGTTCAAGGAATATACTGGACTATCCACTGGGGAATTTATTAGAAGATTCAGGCTTAAAAGGGCGAAACAGTTATTGGAGACCACTGACCTGACCGTTAAGGAAATCCTATACATGTCAGGATCCAATACGGCTTCGTATTTTACCAAATGTTTTAAAAAGGTATACGGGGAACTTCCAAAGGAATATCAGGCCTCACGGCGCCAAGAAGACAAAGCTACGAAGGAAGCCTTGCTTTGA
- a CDS encoding DnaJ C-terminal domain-containing protein — MEYIDYYKVLGVPKNATEKEIKKAYRKLARKYHPDVNPNDAAAEKKFKEANEANEVLGDPEKRKKYDQYGKDWMHAEEFEKAKAQQRGSRASSGQGQDFGGGDFSDFFESMFGGGGFSQGGFSSRGGQQVRYRGQDLNAELRLNLHDAYKTQKQTLTVNGKNIRITIPAGIENGQTIKIAGHGGPGRNGGPKGDLYLTFIIDNNTPFKRDGNHLYKNVDLDLYTAILGGEITVDTFDGKAKLKVKPETQSGTTVKLKGKGFPIYKKEGQFGDLFITYNVKTPTGLSDQEKELFKKLASLKN, encoded by the coding sequence ATGGAGTATATAGATTATTACAAGGTTTTGGGCGTACCCAAGAATGCCACTGAAAAGGAAATTAAAAAAGCATACAGAAAACTGGCAAGAAAGTACCATCCTGATGTAAACCCCAACGATGCGGCTGCCGAGAAAAAATTCAAGGAGGCCAACGAGGCCAATGAGGTTTTGGGCGATCCTGAAAAGCGAAAGAAATACGACCAGTACGGAAAAGACTGGATGCATGCCGAAGAATTTGAGAAAGCCAAGGCCCAACAACGGGGCTCTCGGGCAAGTTCAGGGCAGGGCCAAGATTTTGGTGGAGGCGATTTTTCCGATTTCTTCGAGTCTATGTTCGGTGGGGGCGGATTTTCCCAAGGAGGCTTTTCCTCTCGGGGAGGACAACAGGTACGGTACAGGGGGCAAGACCTGAACGCCGAACTCCGGTTAAATTTGCATGATGCCTATAAGACCCAAAAGCAGACCCTGACCGTAAATGGAAAGAACATAAGAATCACCATTCCTGCCGGAATCGAAAACGGCCAGACCATTAAAATTGCGGGGCACGGCGGTCCGGGCCGTAATGGCGGACCCAAAGGAGATCTTTATCTCACCTTTATCATCGATAACAATACCCCGTTCAAAAGAGACGGAAACCATTTGTACAAGAACGTTGACCTAGATCTGTATACCGCCATCTTAGGGGGGGAAATTACGGTCGATACTTTCGATGGAAAGGCAAAACTCAAGGTCAAACCTGAAACCCAAAGTGGTACTACCGTAAAATTAAAGGGCAAAGGTTTTCCTATCTATAAAAAGGAAGGTCAGTTCGGAGATTTGTTCATTACATACAATGTGAAGACCCCTACCGGTCTTTCCGATCAAGAAAAGGAACTGTTCAAAAAATTGGCATCCCTTAAAAACTAA
- a CDS encoding RagB/SusD family nutrient uptake outer membrane protein, translating to MRNNKAIKKISITMLMAFFMTFSSCEESLDIDVRDSFASDLVLSTPEQVEQLLLTTYNSTESFGAGSQFWARYMNVEIASLEARMNFNAATQALDIFGVLKGWSSQNVGQLGQKWQDLYTYVRQANVFLELVEGSEAQINNPDEIEALKAEMRFLRANQYSKLLKFFGGVPLLTSATTLDDDFNIPRNSYQEVVDFIVSEIDEIAPLLPLTRESGEFGRATRLAALALKSRTLLYAASDLHDPSMAPQTSNLELYTYDKPNKWQDAADAAKAVIDLVGDRDLISTPNAKAYQELFLSANQDILFARPFGGTVFGFGTDVTTQPDNAQSPRGFDGWSLSTPLHNHTLIYNMDDGNTTNSPSYDTANPYENREMRFYANINYQGAIFRGRPIDYSISVDNSIVPDGLDSFSQDQQTLGNFRHGSTTGYAMRKFQNEALGTDVKQASPGRPYIIYRLAEIYLNYAEASFRAGDEETARRYVSRVSERALQPAITASGPELLEAIKRERRVELAFEGHNFFDERRWLNEDNLGFDVKGIRWTKDLDENVSFEEFTIETRPFDKKQYYLPIPQSEINRTEALIQNEGY from the coding sequence ATGAGAAATAATAAAGCAATAAAAAAAATAAGCATTACAATGCTGATGGCGTTCTTTATGACCTTTAGCAGTTGTGAAGAAAGCTTGGATATAGACGTAAGGGACTCTTTTGCCAGTGATTTGGTATTGAGTACACCTGAACAAGTTGAACAGTTATTACTTACTACTTATAACAGTACGGAATCATTTGGGGCTGGCAGCCAATTTTGGGCACGTTACATGAATGTGGAGATAGCATCCCTTGAAGCTAGAATGAATTTCAACGCAGCAACACAAGCCTTGGACATCTTTGGTGTTCTTAAGGGTTGGTCTTCTCAAAATGTAGGACAGTTAGGTCAAAAATGGCAAGACCTTTATACCTATGTAAGACAAGCCAATGTATTTTTAGAATTGGTTGAAGGTAGTGAGGCTCAAATAAATAATCCTGATGAAATAGAAGCCTTAAAGGCAGAGATGCGTTTTTTACGGGCTAATCAGTATTCAAAACTATTAAAGTTCTTTGGGGGCGTACCATTATTAACCTCGGCTACAACGCTAGATGATGACTTTAATATTCCTCGTAATAGTTATCAAGAGGTCGTAGATTTTATAGTTAGTGAAATAGATGAAATCGCTCCACTTTTGCCGCTAACTAGAGAAAGTGGAGAATTTGGCAGAGCTACAAGATTGGCTGCATTGGCCTTAAAATCTAGAACTTTGTTATATGCAGCGAGTGATTTGCACGACCCGTCTATGGCTCCGCAAACATCTAATTTGGAATTGTACACCTATGACAAGCCCAACAAATGGCAAGATGCCGCAGATGCTGCTAAAGCGGTCATTGATTTGGTAGGGGATCGAGATTTGATAAGTACTCCAAATGCTAAGGCTTACCAAGAACTATTTTTATCAGCCAATCAAGATATCTTGTTCGCAAGACCTTTTGGGGGAACTGTTTTTGGCTTCGGCACCGATGTAACGACGCAACCTGACAATGCGCAATCGCCTAGAGGTTTTGATGGATGGAGTCTTTCTACACCATTGCATAACCACACCTTAATTTATAATATGGACGACGGTAACACTACCAACAGTCCTTCTTATGATACTGCAAACCCGTACGAGAATCGCGAAATGCGTTTTTATGCCAACATCAATTATCAAGGGGCCATTTTTAGAGGAAGACCTATTGATTATTCTATTTCTGTAGATAATAGCATTGTCCCAGATGGTTTGGACTCCTTTTCACAAGACCAACAAACCTTAGGAAACTTTAGACATGGTTCTACAACTGGGTATGCAATGCGAAAATTTCAAAATGAGGCCTTAGGTACGGATGTAAAACAAGCCAGCCCAGGAAGACCCTATATCATTTATAGGCTTGCGGAAATTTATTTAAATTATGCGGAGGCTTCATTTAGAGCTGGAGATGAAGAGACGGCAAGAAGATATGTAAGTAGAGTATCGGAAAGAGCCTTGCAACCCGCTATTACAGCTAGTGGTCCAGAACTATTAGAGGCAATAAAAAGAGAGCGACGGGTAGAGCTTGCCTTTGAAGGCCATAACTTCTTTGACGAAAGACGTTGGTTAAATGAAGATAATCTTGGTTTTGACGTAAAAGGTATTCGCTGGACAAAAGATCTTGATGAAAATGTTTCTTTTGAAGAATTTACAATTGAAACAAGACCATTTGATAAAAAACAGTACTACTTACCAATACCGCAATCAGAAATTAATAGAACTGAGGCACTTATTCAAAACGAAGGATATTAA
- a CDS encoding RagB/SusD family nutrient uptake outer membrane protein, with amino-acid sequence MKTTITKRLFAIIIPVLAFVGCSDDFLEQTNPNQISTETFWKDNKDLEQGLIGTYKGFANANNINLVGELARTDLAWASGYQRPNNTNEYYLQIFNDASSVPNNKWSANYTTIFRANQVIEAAAKIGETYTTEKEKEEGLIILAQARFIRGYIYFNLYNTFNKGAVPIFDFVPVKESEFYQPIASAEEVKKFYMEDLKFASENLPVSWEDKEKGRVTAGAAVAVMGQSYLYEGDYETASTYFKSVIDDYGYSLTPNIGSNFTTMDEFNEESILEVGYSLDFKNELGAWDGRDVANSAYVRQFTGGDGTWRGAIPANWLILKYRNEPLDFSDSRNKVVDEEGNESFRKFSLRTSWSVALVDDEDMGYYLREKTGQGSVFNVRMTAFWRKHTNWDITRSEEELSPGKVRSGVNERLIRLAEIYLQYAECQIKLGNVDEALVYINRVRRRSGVQLLGLNGTGEFPANDHDNKSYDAQSLMEHLMYTELPLELSAEGDGNRNIDLRRWGVKAERFKELAQRRYTADHYTLLDEEGKEVTRWASILKELPAGDPDIDENWNEFQEAANNYNDDLHAYWPLPNSEIISNPQLNE; translated from the coding sequence ATGAAAACAACGATAACAAAACGGTTATTTGCCATAATAATACCTGTGCTGGCATTTGTGGGCTGTTCTGACGATTTTCTTGAACAGACCAATCCTAATCAAATTTCTACGGAAACCTTTTGGAAAGACAATAAAGACCTTGAACAAGGTCTAATTGGAACCTACAAAGGTTTTGCAAATGCTAACAACATAAATTTGGTAGGTGAACTTGCTAGAACCGATTTGGCTTGGGCAAGTGGGTATCAGCGTCCCAACAATACAAATGAGTATTATTTACAGATATTTAACGACGCTTCTTCCGTACCCAATAATAAGTGGAGTGCAAACTATACCACTATATTCAGGGCCAACCAAGTTATTGAGGCGGCGGCAAAAATAGGCGAAACCTACACTACCGAAAAGGAGAAAGAAGAAGGGCTTATAATTCTTGCACAAGCCCGGTTTATAAGAGGATACATTTACTTTAATCTTTATAACACATTTAATAAAGGGGCGGTACCTATTTTTGATTTCGTACCTGTCAAAGAAAGTGAGTTTTATCAGCCCATTGCATCGGCCGAGGAAGTAAAGAAATTCTACATGGAAGATCTTAAGTTCGCTTCCGAAAACCTTCCTGTTAGTTGGGAAGATAAGGAAAAAGGCCGTGTAACCGCAGGTGCCGCCGTGGCCGTTATGGGGCAATCGTATCTCTATGAAGGCGATTACGAAACCGCATCGACTTATTTTAAGAGTGTAATCGATGATTATGGGTATTCATTAACGCCCAATATTGGTAGCAATTTTACCACTATGGACGAGTTCAACGAAGAGTCTATACTTGAAGTTGGTTATTCCTTGGATTTTAAGAACGAATTAGGCGCTTGGGATGGAAGGGATGTAGCCAATTCGGCTTACGTTAGACAGTTTACGGGAGGTGATGGTACTTGGCGAGGAGCGATTCCGGCAAACTGGCTTATTTTGAAATATCGTAATGAGCCCTTGGATTTTTCCGATTCTAGAAATAAGGTCGTCGATGAAGAGGGGAACGAAAGTTTTAGAAAGTTTAGTTTAAGAACATCGTGGTCCGTCGCTTTGGTAGACGATGAAGATATGGGATATTACTTAAGGGAAAAAACAGGGCAAGGTTCTGTTTTTAACGTTCGGATGACCGCTTTTTGGAGAAAACACACGAATTGGGATATCACGCGGTCAGAAGAAGAATTATCGCCTGGAAAGGTCAGGTCTGGCGTTAACGAACGTTTGATCCGTTTGGCCGAAATCTACCTTCAGTACGCCGAGTGTCAAATTAAATTGGGTAATGTAGATGAAGCCTTGGTCTATATCAATAGGGTAAGGAGAAGGTCTGGTGTTCAGTTATTGGGACTTAATGGCACAGGCGAGTTTCCGGCGAACGATCACGATAATAAAAGCTATGATGCCCAAAGCTTGATGGAACATCTTATGTATACCGAATTGCCTTTGGAACTATCTGCTGAGGGAGATGGAAACAGAAATATCGACTTGAGAAGATGGGGGGTTAAAGCCGAACGTTTTAAAGAATTGGCACAAAGACGTTATACGGCTGATCATTATACGCTTTTGGATGAAGAAGGTAAAGAGGTAACCAGATGGGCTTCTATATTAAAGGAACTTCCTGCAGGTGATCCAGACATAGACGAAAATTGGAACGAGTTTCAAGAAGCAGCCAATAACTATAACGATGATCTTCATGCCTATTGGCCACTGCCAAATTCTGAAATCATATCCAACCCTCAATTAAATGAGTAA